Part of the Permianibacter fluminis genome, ATTCAGCAACTCTTCCGGGCTCACTTTCGGGTAGACGCCAAAGTCCTGCGGCAGATAGCCGAGCACGCGCCGGGTCGCATCCTTGTTGGCCAGCACGTCGAGCTCGCCGAGTGTGATGCTGCCGGTGTCGGCGTCCTGCAGCGTGGCGATGGTCCGCATCAGGCTGGATTTGCCGGCGCCGTTCGGGCCGAGCAAGCCGAACATGCCGTTCGGGATATCAAGCGAAACGCTCTTCAGGGCCTGCACGCCATTGGCGTAGGTTTTGGACAAATCGCGGATGGTCAGCATCGAGGGTCCCTTCTTCACTGGTCAAAATTGGCAGTTGGTTAAAAACTGGCCGCATGGCACGAAAAGGCCGAACGGCGGTGATAGGCCGGCATGGTAGGTGGCCTGTTGCGGGCCGGGGGCGGCATAACTGTTACAAAAGCTGTGCGGCGCTACAAAACCGCCGGTTTGGCGCCCTGAAGTTGACGCCCCGGAATTGCCGTCGCGACGTTGATATTGCGGCCTTTATCCGGTTGTTTCGCCAATACGGACCGTAGGGCCGACCATGACTTCCGGCCCTGGTGGCATCCCGCCCCGGCGGCGATAGAATTCAGGCAGAGTTCAGATGCTGCTGGCCAGAATGCCTGACACAAGGGCTTTGCTGCCAAACGATTAACCGGGGAGAACATGATGAAACGGACCATGCTGCTGGCCACTGTGCTGGCGTCAATCACGCTGTTGGCGGGCTGCGGTGCGCTGCACACCTCGATCGCCAAACGCGATCTGGATGTCCAGACCAAGATGAGCGCGTCGATTTTCTTGGACCCGGTCGAGCCGGAATTGCGCACGGTGTATGTGGATGTCCGCAATACCTCCGACAAGCCGGAATTTGATTTGCGCCCCGATGTGGTGGCGTTTCTGACCTCCCGTGGCTATCAGGTTATCGACAGCCCGAAGCGCGCCAATTACTGGCTGCAAGCCAACGTACTCCAAGTTGGCAAGACCGACGCCCGCAATGCCAATGCCGCGATGGCAGCCGGCCCCGGTGTTGCCGGTGGCGCCGTCACCGGTTACGCGCTGCACCGCGCCAGCGGTGGCAGTGGTGGCGCCAACGCCGCCGGTGCGATTGTGGTCGGCGCGGTCGCCGGCACGGTCATCGATGCCATGGTCAAAGATATTTACTACAGCGTGATCACCGATATTCAGGTGATGGAGCGGTTGCCGGATGGCATCGTCAAAGAAGACAGCGAACACAAACTGCGTCAGGGCACCAGCGGTGACACCGTCTCGACCTATCAGCGCGAAACCGATCAACGCAAGTACCAAACCCGCGTGATGAGCTATGCCAACCAGGTCAATCTGGAATGGGAAGAAGCGGCGCCGAGCTTGCGCGCTGGACTCGCCCGCGCCATCGCCGGCATGTTCTGAGTTGAGCTCGGGTGCAAACCAGGATGGAAAGGCAAATGCGCATGAATGCCGGCAGCGTCATCAGTAAAGGCTTGATCCGC contains:
- a CDS encoding complement resistance protein TraT; translated protein: MLLATVLASITLLAGCGALHTSIAKRDLDVQTKMSASIFLDPVEPELRTVYVDVRNTSDKPEFDLRPDVVAFLTSRGYQVIDSPKRANYWLQANVLQVGKTDARNANAAMAAGPGVAGGAVTGYALHRASGGSGGANAAGAIVVGAVAGTVIDAMVKDIYYSVITDIQVMERLPDGIVKEDSEHKLRQGTSGDTVSTYQRETDQRKYQTRVMSYANQVNLEWEEAAPSLRAGLARAIAGMF